In the genome of Streptomyces lydicus, the window TCACCGGCCCGGAAGCCGGGTCACTCCTCCAGCGCCGCCGCCATGCGGTCGAGGTCGGCAAGGAGCGCTGCCAGGCGCTGCGCCGGGATGGCTTCGACCATGCGCTGTTCGATGGCGTAGACGTCGGCCTGAACCGCGGTCAGGCGCGCGTTGCCCTCCTCGGTGAGGCGGGCGGGCCGGGCGCGGCCGTGGTCGGCGGTGGTGGGGCGGGTGATCAGTCCCGCTTCCTGCAGGCCCCGCAGGACGACGTTCCCGGATTGCCGGGTGACGAAGGTCGCGCGGGCGAGTTCGGCGTTGGACATGCCGGGATACAGGGCCAGGAGTTCGAGGGTCGAGTACTGCGGCACGGTCAGGCCGTGCTCGCGCAGGACCTTGTCCATGGCGCCACGGAGGGCGGCCTGGGTGCGTTTGAGCAGGTACCCCACGTGGTGAGTGACGTCTTTCGTGGGGTGTGACGGTTCGGCCGACTCATTCTCCAGCATGTCAGCATTTTGACATACGCGACTCGGTCGCCTTAGCCTCACTCATGTCAAAGTCCTGACATTGAGTTCGAGGAGACCCATGACTGCCACCATCGACGGCCCCGACTTCGTCGCCCTGCAAGTGCGCGACCTGAGCGCGGCAGCGGACTTCTGCGAGCGGCACCTCGGTCTGCGCCGGGCCGCGGTCTCGCCACCCCACGCGGTCGTCTTCGACACCAAGCCGACCCCCTTCGCCGTCCGCGAGTCCCTCCCGGGCGTCGACCTCGCCGAAACCGCACGGCCCGGACTCGGCGCGGTGCTCTGGTTCCGTACCTCCGACGCCCACCAGCTCCACGACCAGCTCACCGCTGCCGGGATCAAGATCCTCACTCCGGTCACGGACAGCCCCTTCGGGCCGATGTTCTCCTTCGAGGGCCCCGAGGGCTACACCCTCACCGCGCACGGAGGCTGACCACGCCCGCCGTCACCCTCACCCTCACCCTCACCCGGCCGGGCCCTTCCCGCTCGCCTCCGGCATCCGGTTCCCGGAGGGCTTCAGCCCCGCCGCCCACGGTTCGCCACGGGCTTTCCGGGCTCTGAGGTGCACAAGTGACCTATCGCGCGTGATGGAGCCCAGTAGGCTGCTGAACGGCGCCGAACACCGGTGTATGCAACCAGCGCACGCCCCCCGGGGCAGCGTTCGGGGCAGTGCGGCTTCCTGCGTACGGTGATCAGGTGCGAGCGGACTGTGTGGACCGCGTGGACCGACACTGAATCGGCGGCGGCGATCTGACGTGTCTGGAGGCCGTTCACCATATGTTGGGCGATGCGCCGTTCGGCCGGGGTGAGCGCCGTGGTCGGACGGGGCCGGTCATGGCGTGATTCCTCGTGGCATCGGTCAGTGGGCCGGCGTCGGGCGCAGGCGCACGGGGACGGTGGTGTGGCCGTTGCTGATCAGGCTGGGCAGTCGCTTCAGCTCGTGCGGGTCGGCGGCGAGTTGGATGTCGGGGAAGCGCTCGAAGAGCAATCTCAGGACGGCAGTGACTTCGAGGCGGGCGAGCGGAGCCCCGAGGCAGAAGTGGACGCCGTGGCCGAAGGCGAGGTGTTCTTTGCTGGGGCGGGTGGCGTCGAAGCGATCGGCATGCGTGTGCCAGCGGGGGTGCCGGTTGGCGGCGGCATACGAGGCGAGGATGGCATCTCCGGCCTGGATGGTCTGTCCATCGGGGAGCGCGATGCCGACGCGGGCGTAGCGGAGGGGAAGGTGCTTGATGGCGGGCTGGTGGCGCAGTGTCTCCTCGACGACGTCCTGCCAGGTGCAACGGCCGGAGCGGACGTGAGCCAACTGCTGCGGGTCGGTCAGCAGAGCGGTGACGGCGGCGTCGATGACGTTGACGGTGGTCTCGTACCCGGCCGCGAGCATCAGCAGGAGCGTGTCGCGCAGCTCGGCGCTGCTGAGGGCCGAGCCGTCGCCCTCCTCGTCGCGGGCGGCGATCAGCGACGAGGTCATGTCCTCACCGGGCTCGGTGCGCTTGATCTCGATCAGGGCGTCCAGCAAGCCGTAGAGGGTGGCCGTGTTGGCGACCTGTTCCTCGACGGTGAGATGGGTGGCGAACACGGTGTCCACCACGGTGCGGAACTCGGGCCGCCGGTCGGCAGGTACGCCCATGAGCCGGCCGATGACAGCGATCGGGAGCGGGTAGGCAAGCTGCTCTCGCAGGTCGACCGTCTCGTCGGCCGGAAGGGCATCGAGGTCGTCGAGGATGGCGTTTACGAGGGTCTCGATGTCTGTCTGGAGGGCGGCGGTTCGGCGGGCCGAGAGGGTGGGGGCGACCATGCGGCGCAGGCGGCTGTGATCCTTGCCGTAGGCGGTGAACATGTTGCTGACGGACACCCACAGGGCCAGTGGCCAGGTGGGCACGGTCTCGGCGAAGTCCGGCCAGTGAGCGCGCGCGTCTTTGGAGACGTCCTTGCTGGTCAGGAGCTGCTTGAGGAGGTCCGGGTCGGACACGCTCCAGGCGCGCACGCCGAGGATGTCCACCAGCGTGGCCGGGCCGCGATCACGCAGGGCCTGGTGCTCGGCGTCCGGATCGGCCCCTGTGGGGTCGAGGACGAGGATCTGCTGTGGGGACATGGTGTTGCCTCTTTCAGCTGGTGGGGAGGATGACGGGCAGAGCGGTGAGGGAGCGGTGGAAGGGGCCAGGACGCCGGACGAGGTCGTCGCAGTGGTCAACGAGGGTCATCTCGGGAAGGACATCGAAGATGTGGCGGATGGCGGCCTCGGCGGCCAGGTAGAGGTAGGCGTGCGCGCCGGCGGGACAGCGGTACGGGCCGGCACAACGCCGCGCCTGACCACCGATTTGGCGGCTCCTGCCGGTGTCCGGCTTCGATGTACCGGAGGCTGGTGTCGGGTGAGGGCCGTCGGCAGCGGCCGACGTGCTTCCTTCCTCCCTCAGCGCCGCGACGCCGACCGTCGGCCGGAGTCGTGCGAGCGCGCTGTTTAGGGTGAGGTCATGACCAGCGATCGTTCTGCCGTGTCTCGTGACCGTCGTCGCATCGAGCTTCGTGAGTTTCTGCGCAGTCGCCGGGCTCGGGTCTCGCCTGCTGATGTCGGTATGCCGGATGGTGGGCGGCGGCGGACGCCGGGGCTGCGGCGCGAGGAGGTCGCGGTGCTCGCCGGGGTCGGGGTGTCCTGGTACACGTGGTTGGAGCAGGGGCGCGACATCAAGGTGTCGGAGGAGGTCCTCGACGCGATCGCACGGGTGCTGCTGCTGGATCCCACCGAGCACGTGCATCTGTACCTGCTGGCCGGGCTCAACCCGCCGCAGTTCGCCTCCGCACCGTCCGCGCCCGCCCCGCCGCAGGTGCAGAGGCTGCTGGACGCCTGGTCACCGCGGCCCGGGTACATCCGCGACCGCCACTGGAACTTCACCGACATCAACGAAGCCGCCCGCATCGTGTTCGGCTACGGCGACAGTGACCACAACTGCCTGGTCTCGTTCTTCACCAATGTCCGCTACCGGGTCCTGCAACGCCACTGGGCCGACACCGCTCCAGACGTGGTCGCCGGGTTCCGCGCCGACGCCGCCCGCTATCCCGAGGACCCGGAGTTCGACCGCATCGCCGAGGAACTGGCCCGGAGCAGCCCGGAATTCGCCGAGCTGTGGGACCGCCACGACGTGGCCGAGCACACCAGCGCGGTCAAGGCGGTCGACCATCCCGAAGCCGGAACGCTGGTCTTCGATGCCACCCTGCTGCCGCTGCCCGAACTGCCCGGACACCACCTGATCCTGCACAACCCCCGCCCGAGTACCGACACCCAGGAAAGGCTGGAGCAGCTCATGGGCACCCGCAGCCTGGTGGTGCCACACCCAGGATGAGCGGACACTGCCGGGCGTCGTGGCAGCCCGGCAGGATCACTGCCATGAACAGCAACAACACGCAGATGAAGACAGTGACCATTCCCGAGTTCGGGGAGGCCGAGGTACTCCGCATCGAGCAGATGCCGGTCCCCGAGCCCGGTCCCGGACAGGTGTCCATCGACGTGGCCTATGCGGGCGTCAACTTCGCCGAGGTGCTCTACCGGCGCGGCGTGGTGGACGTACCGCTGCCCTTCGTGCCCGGCATCGAAGTCTCCGGCCGCATCCGCGCCCTCGGCGAGGGCGTCACGGACCTGACCGTCGGCCGGCCGGTGGCTGCGCTGACGATCGTCGAGAGCGGCGGCTACGCCGAGGTGGTGGTCACCTCCGCCGACCTGGTCGCCCCGTTGGACGGTCTCGGCATCGGACTCGGCGTCGCCGCGGCACTCCCCTCCAACAGCACCACCGCCTTCCTCGTCCTGGACCGGGTGGCGCGCATCGAGCCCGGAGACCGTGTCCTGGTCCACGCCGCGGCAGGCGGGGTGGGCAGCCAGCTCGGCCAGGCCGCTCGGCTGCTGGGCGCCGGCCGTGTGGTCGGGACGGTCGGCAGCGAGGCGAAGATCGAGACCGCCAAGCGATTCGGCTACGACGAGGTGATCCTGCGCGACCAGGTCGCCGGGGCAGGCGAGTTCGACATCGTCGTCGACATGGTCGGCGGCCCGTCCCGCACGGCCGGCCTGGACCGGCTGGCCCCCATGGGACGGCTGGTGGTGATGGGTAACGCCTCGGGCGCCGCAGACGTCGGCATCTCCGCCAACCAGCTGTGGTTCACCAACAAGACCGTCTCCGGCTTCAACCTCGCCGCCTTCTCCGCGGCCTTCCCTCAAGACGCCGGGCTGGCCCTGCGCCGCGCCGTACAGGCCGCAGCTCAGGGAGCTCTGCGGGTACAGGTCGAGGCCCTACCGCTGGAACAGGCCGCCGAGGCACACCGCCGCATCGAATCCGGGCACACCACCGGCAAGCTGACCCTCACCGTCGCGACGCTGTGACATGGGGCTGCCCGCATTCAGGTTCTCGAAAGGCAAGCATCCGCCCACCTTCCTTCCGGCAACGGCCATCTCACCGTACGAGGCCGCAGCCGCATGCCGCCGCGCCACTGACTCCCCGCCCAAGCAGTCCGAGCTGCTGCAAAAAGCTTCCAAGTGGTGAAAAGCACCCCTCAAGCGACCCTCACGCGCGTGAGGTGCATCGACACTCGGAAATGCAGATCCCAAAAGTCGCCAGTCTGCCCTTCGCAATCAGGTCGATCGCTCTGTTGAACAGGAGCAAATGATGTCTATCAGGCGACTGCGAGAGGTCGTAGCGCTGCCTTCCCAAAGCAGCGGCCGGGACTGCTCCTGGGAGACCATCGAGTGCGACCTGTGTGGCTATTCGCCTGCGTAACGCGTTCTTGGAACGCGTCAGGCAGCTTCCCTAACCGCCCACCCGCAGCACGATCCCGCCGACGGTTCGGGGGGGCCGCCTGCCGCGCCTGTGGACGCGGACCCTGGGCGACCTCACCGTCACCTACGTCCCCGACGCCGGCGTCCACATGATCCCCACCCGGGTCTACCCCACCTCCGCCGGCGAGGACTGGGTGGGCCACGGTCCCCACATCACGGACGCGGGTCACCTGGCCATGGGATGCGGCGCGCTGCTCGTCGAGCGTCGTGGGGAGCGCCTGCTCCTGGACGCCGGCCACGGCCGCATCTCGGGTGGGGAGCCCGAACACTTCCAACACGGCTTCGACCACGTACAGGCCCTGCCCGATCACCTGCAACGCCTGGGCGTCGACCCGGCCACGCTGGAGACGGTCGCCTTCACCCACCTGCACGACGACCACACGGGATGGGCCCGGCCGGACGCCGTCGACGACCCGCGCAGTCTGTTCCCCCGCGCGCGCTGGATCGTCGGGGAAGGAGAACTGCAGGGCCTGGACCCCGCCGCCGGCCCACGGCTCGCCGGACCGAGCGAACGGACCACAGCAGTCGCCGACGGAACAGAGATCGCCGAGGGAATTCATGCCTGGGCGCTGCCCGGACACACCCCCGGGCACACGGCCTGGATCCTCGACACCGGTGACGGCCGCCGGATCGTGGCCTTCGGCGACGCCATGCACTCACCCGTCCAAATCCAGCACCCCGACTGGGAAGTCGTCCTCGACCACGACCGTGCCCAGGCCGAGCACTCACGTCGCCGACTCGTGGAATTCATGGCTCAGGACGACGTCTTCGGCTTCGGTGTGCACTTCGCCGACCAGCAACTCGGCACCGTCGACGGCACCGGCCACTGGCGCCCATGGGAGGACAAGAAGGGCAACCGGTAAGAGCTCGTCACACCCTTACGGGCGGGTCTTCGTGAAGCGTGCCCGGCAGGTTCTCCACGTCACCCACGACACCCCTCGGGTCGCCGGCACGGCATGGTGTCCACCCTCTCCGTCAACGCCGGCATCCCCACGCTGACCGCCGCCGTGGACACCGTGCTCGTCGGTGGCTGGGCGACCCGTCCCGCACCGGACCAGCTCGCCCCACTGCCGATGGCCGCCTGCGCCCGGCCCGCGTCACCGAACGCGTCGACGCGTTCCGCACGCTCTCCACCGCCGGCATCTCCCAGGACGAATACGGCACGGGGGCCGTCCACGCTATCGAACGGTCGTCGAGGATTCGGCAGGGGAACTGCCCATGGACATCGGCTGGGGCGCCCTCGCCGAGTCGTCGATGTGAGCCTCGGGGTCACGGTGCTGGTCACGATGTTCTCCCCCGGCCTGGCCGCATGGGCCCGCGCCGGACACACAGGGCC includes:
- a CDS encoding cytochrome P450; this translates as MTLVDHCDDLVRRPGPFHRSLTALPVILPTS
- a CDS encoding quinone oxidoreductase family protein, with product MNSNNTQMKTVTIPEFGEAEVLRIEQMPVPEPGPGQVSIDVAYAGVNFAEVLYRRGVVDVPLPFVPGIEVSGRIRALGEGVTDLTVGRPVAALTIVESGGYAEVVVTSADLVAPLDGLGIGLGVAAALPSNSTTAFLVLDRVARIEPGDRVLVHAAAGGVGSQLGQAARLLGAGRVVGTVGSEAKIETAKRFGYDEVILRDQVAGAGEFDIVVDMVGGPSRTAGLDRLAPMGRLVVMGNASGAADVGISANQLWFTNKTVSGFNLAAFSAAFPQDAGLALRRAVQAAAQGALRVQVEALPLEQAAEAHRRIESGHTTGKLTLTVATL
- a CDS encoding MarR family winged helix-turn-helix transcriptional regulator, which encodes MLENESAEPSHPTKDVTHHVGYLLKRTQAALRGAMDKVLREHGLTVPQYSTLELLALYPGMSNAELARATFVTRQSGNVVLRGLQEAGLITRPTTADHGRARPARLTEEGNARLTAVQADVYAIEQRMVEAIPAQRLAALLADLDRMAAALEE
- a CDS encoding cytochrome P450 family protein — encoded protein: MSPQQILVLDPTGADPDAEHQALRDRGPATLVDILGVRAWSVSDPDLLKQLLTSKDVSKDARAHWPDFAETVPTWPLALWVSVSNMFTAYGKDHSRLRRMVAPTLSARRTAALQTDIETLVNAILDDLDALPADETVDLREQLAYPLPIAVIGRLMGVPADRRPEFRTVVDTVFATHLTVEEQVANTATLYGLLDALIEIKRTEPGEDMTSSLIAARDEEGDGSALSSAELRDTLLLMLAAGYETTVNVIDAAVTALLTDPQQLAHVRSGRCTWQDVVEETLRHQPAIKHLPLRYARVGIALPDGQTIQAGDAILASYAAANRHPRWHTHADRFDATRPSKEHLAFGHGVHFCLGAPLARLEVTAVLRLLFERFPDIQLAADPHELKRLPSLISNGHTTVPVRLRPTPAH
- a CDS encoding helix-turn-helix transcriptional regulator, which codes for MTSDRSAVSRDRRRIELREFLRSRRARVSPADVGMPDGGRRRTPGLRREEVAVLAGVGVSWYTWLEQGRDIKVSEEVLDAIARVLLLDPTEHVHLYLLAGLNPPQFASAPSAPAPPQVQRLLDAWSPRPGYIRDRHWNFTDINEAARIVFGYGDSDHNCLVSFFTNVRYRVLQRHWADTAPDVVAGFRADAARYPEDPEFDRIAEELARSSPEFAELWDRHDVAEHTSAVKAVDHPEAGTLVFDATLLPLPELPGHHLILHNPRPSTDTQERLEQLMGTRSLVVPHPG
- a CDS encoding VOC family protein — translated: MTATIDGPDFVALQVRDLSAAADFCERHLGLRRAAVSPPHAVVFDTKPTPFAVRESLPGVDLAETARPGLGAVLWFRTSDAHQLHDQLTAAGIKILTPVTDSPFGPMFSFEGPEGYTLTAHGG
- a CDS encoding MBL fold metallo-hydrolase, translating into MIPTRVYPTSAGEDWVGHGPHITDAGHLAMGCGALLVERRGERLLLDAGHGRISGGEPEHFQHGFDHVQALPDHLQRLGVDPATLETVAFTHLHDDHTGWARPDAVDDPRSLFPRARWIVGEGELQGLDPAAGPRLAGPSERTTAVADGTEIAEGIHAWALPGHTPGHTAWILDTGDGRRIVAFGDAMHSPVQIQHPDWEVVLDHDRAQAEHSRRRLVEFMAQDDVFGFGVHFADQQLGTVDGTGHWRPWEDKKGNR